In a genomic window of Vibrio marisflavi CECT 7928:
- a CDS encoding DUF2850 domain-containing protein — protein MSTASKYILFTMLTAILVVAIIGAYLAYLDYVDHTRVHGEWIEIGAPSYSTDILVINAKGVYKNSRLITNQFKFDGSHVYIGTGAGNTVYKLTESFGLPQLHRTVPATPNKKFIKKGYEKELQDNSKPARFETLRKAIQEK, from the coding sequence ATGTCAACTGCCAGTAAATATATCCTTTTCACTATGCTAACCGCTATACTCGTCGTAGCGATCATCGGAGCTTATTTAGCTTATTTAGATTATGTTGATCATACGCGTGTACATGGAGAGTGGATTGAAATAGGTGCTCCGTCATATTCTACAGACATATTAGTAATAAATGCTAAAGGCGTGTACAAAAACTCTCGATTAATTACGAATCAGTTTAAGTTTGATGGTTCGCATGTCTATATTGGGACTGGCGCTGGAAACACGGTTTACAAGCTAACAGAATCTTTTGGCCTTCCGCAATTACATCGAACTGTGCCAGCAACTCCAAATAAAAAGTTCATTAAAAAGGGTTACGAAAAAGAGTTACAGGACAATTCAAAGCCAGCACGATTCGAAACGCTACGTAAAGCCATTCAAGAAAAGTAA
- a CDS encoding helix-turn-helix domain-containing protein, producing the protein MAIEINLDVMLAKRKMRSKALAKAIGITEANLSVLKNGKAKAVRLSTLDKLCEVLECQPADLLEFHPNTDE; encoded by the coding sequence ATGGCTATTGAGATAAACCTAGATGTCATGCTTGCCAAGCGAAAAATGCGTTCAAAAGCGTTAGCAAAGGCTATAGGCATCACTGAAGCCAACTTGTCCGTATTGAAAAATGGTAAGGCCAAAGCTGTACGCTTATCGACACTAGACAAACTTTGTGAAGTACTTGAATGTCAGCCTGCGGACCTATTAGAGTTTCATCCAAATACTGATGAGTGA
- a CDS encoding substrate-binding periplasmic protein, whose amino-acid sequence MKYLMRTAFYSVLATLVISPAYSCELIMGYRTNEKPPLIGKAPDNNGLYFELFKTAADRIGCSLTVERKPKKRIMNMIVSGKIDFYPGLKFTKKRAENFGYINNGLTSSYALLTRVDSPDFKNREDILEAKPTEILPYGSPDLLKLEIPKKSPKEATTLDVMKLISNGSADIYFYSKDSLLYALKQNPMPNLRVQECCSNVEPMYLGFSLNSKNYNKIPNKNYDANQPISATNSPVTFSPDSIAKKLSDALADMKKEGVTSKIYKKYY is encoded by the coding sequence ATGAAATATCTGATGCGCACGGCTTTTTATTCTGTACTTGCCACTTTAGTGATCTCCCCAGCTTATAGCTGTGAGTTAATTATGGGGTACAGAACAAATGAGAAGCCTCCCTTGATTGGCAAAGCACCGGATAATAATGGACTTTACTTTGAGTTGTTTAAGACTGCAGCAGATCGTATTGGATGTAGCTTAACTGTTGAAAGAAAACCTAAAAAACGAATCATGAATATGATAGTAAGTGGAAAAATAGACTTTTATCCTGGACTCAAATTTACTAAGAAAAGAGCAGAAAATTTCGGTTATATCAATAATGGGCTTACCAGCTCATATGCGTTACTCACTAGAGTTGATTCTCCTGACTTTAAAAATAGAGAAGACATATTAGAGGCCAAACCAACTGAAATTTTACCTTATGGAAGCCCAGATCTACTGAAATTAGAGATCCCTAAAAAGTCTCCTAAAGAAGCAACAACTCTAGATGTTATGAAGCTAATTAGTAATGGTAGTGCGGATATCTATTTTTACAGCAAGGATAGTTTGCTTTATGCCCTGAAACAGAACCCTATGCCTAACCTAAGAGTTCAAGAATGCTGTAGTAACGTAGAACCAATGTATTTAGGTTTCTCACTAAATTCCAAAAATTACAATAAGATTCCAAATAAAAACTATGATGCCAATCAACCAATCAGTGCTACAAATTCACCCGTAACGTTCAGCCCAGATTCTATTGCAAAAAAACTCTCCGATGCGTTGGCGGACATGAAAAAAGAGGGCGTAACATCCAAAATATACAAAAAGTACTACTAA
- a CDS encoding YagU family protein, translating to MKNIFETRDKKEQHIIIAVYIGIISGIFSAFVKSGFEDLLPPRTAETIPPPVVLLQKLGINVDGMTFHWLGYTVNWGGNGVHILFSVVIAIVYCVIVEYFPRVRLLHGVLFGLLVSIFAHGLVVPLLGLSGWLWTAGYQPIISEFVGTAFWMWSIEAIRQSLRLTWTKPNC from the coding sequence ATGAAAAATATTTTTGAAACTCGTGATAAAAAAGAACAACATATTATTATAGCAGTATATATAGGCATTATTTCTGGTATTTTTTCAGCTTTTGTTAAATCTGGATTTGAAGATTTACTCCCACCGAGGACAGCAGAGACAATACCGCCTCCAGTTGTGTTGCTACAAAAGCTAGGCATAAACGTTGATGGAATGACTTTTCACTGGTTAGGGTATACGGTAAATTGGGGGGGGAATGGAGTACATATTTTATTTTCAGTTGTAATCGCAATAGTTTATTGTGTAATTGTTGAGTATTTTCCTAGAGTTAGGTTGCTTCATGGTGTGCTTTTTGGCTTATTAGTTTCAATTTTTGCTCATGGCTTAGTAGTCCCTTTACTTGGTTTATCTGGTTGGCTTTGGACTGCTGGCTATCAACCCATAATTTCTGAGTTCGTAGGCACTGCTTTTTGGATGTGGTCGATCGAAGCAATAAGACAAAGTTTAAGGTTGACATGGACTAAACCTAATTGCTGA
- a CDS encoding DUF2975 domain-containing protein, whose amino-acid sequence MPNIQKQSRRVRFILQCFMLLLPIMVCYFWLTVNTPDDYLTHLGIINLSFDINKLTHVPLSLLTRLLALIASLALSSIVIYALWNLVKLFRNYEQCDIFSLENAKLYQKLGYSVFYWVIGSIVYKTVIILILSFNNPPGQRLLAISFGGADLLTLLFGLIIMIISWVMKEGYMIADENLHTV is encoded by the coding sequence ATGCCCAATATCCAGAAACAAAGCCGTCGTGTACGCTTTATTTTGCAATGCTTCATGTTGCTGTTACCTATTATGGTTTGCTACTTTTGGTTAACTGTTAATACGCCAGATGATTACCTAACACATTTGGGCATCATCAATCTTAGTTTTGATATCAATAAGCTTACACACGTGCCACTTTCACTCTTAACACGCTTACTTGCTCTCATTGCCAGCTTAGCACTGAGCAGTATTGTGATTTATGCTCTTTGGAACCTTGTGAAACTTTTCCGCAACTACGAACAATGTGATATCTTCTCGCTAGAGAATGCAAAACTCTATCAGAAATTGGGTTACAGCGTATTTTATTGGGTTATTGGCTCAATTGTTTACAAAACTGTCATCATATTGATTTTGTCTTTTAATAATCCCCCGGGGCAACGATTGCTCGCCATCAGTTTTGGTGGTGCAGATCTGCTTACTTTGCTATTTGGTCTAATTATTATGATCATTTCATGGGTAATGAAAGAAGGTTACATGATTGCTGACGAAAATCTTCATACCGTATAA
- a CDS encoding substrate-binding periplasmic protein, with amino-acid sequence MICLVNCLKLTLCLLLSLFSAYAYSDTITVAAYSPPNNPYFFAASENKGIVNDIFSELSKITGDTYVFKYVPPARAIFLFDKGDLDIEASVNPSWRMDVKVKGIYSIPFDKAKDVIVFRSGQKVPVSSPESLKGQVVGTVRGYVYPYFETAFKDGVVIRRDNTTESLLLMQLLAGRFNQVLLDLRKLQYEQLKHPDYRSFEVGNCIGETDVMMRIHPQKKNIVQGINDGLKQMLDTGVMAAIYSKYQLKGHEVIANCN; translated from the coding sequence ATGATATGTTTAGTTAATTGCCTCAAGTTAACCTTGTGTCTTTTACTCTCTTTATTTAGCGCTTATGCATACTCTGACACTATTACAGTAGCTGCTTACTCTCCGCCAAATAACCCCTATTTTTTCGCTGCAAGTGAGAATAAAGGGATCGTCAATGATATATTCAGCGAGCTTTCGAAGATAACTGGAGATACGTATGTGTTTAAGTATGTCCCCCCTGCTCGAGCCATTTTCCTCTTTGACAAAGGAGATCTCGATATAGAGGCATCAGTAAACCCTAGTTGGCGAATGGATGTTAAGGTTAAAGGGATCTACTCTATTCCGTTTGATAAAGCCAAAGATGTTATCGTTTTTCGAAGTGGACAGAAAGTACCAGTCAGCTCACCAGAGAGCTTGAAAGGACAAGTAGTAGGAACTGTCAGGGGATACGTCTATCCATACTTTGAGACTGCATTTAAAGATGGCGTTGTCATTAGACGCGACAATACGACAGAATCCCTTTTGTTAATGCAGCTTCTTGCTGGGCGGTTCAATCAAGTACTACTAGACCTTCGAAAATTGCAGTATGAACAGTTGAAGCACCCTGATTATCGAAGTTTCGAAGTCGGTAATTGTATTGGTGAAACTGACGTGATGATGCGCATCCACCCTCAAAAGAAAAATATAGTTCAAGGCATAAATGACGGACTTAAGCAAATGTTGGATACAGGGGTTATGGCCGCTATATACAGTAAATATCAGCTTAAAGGTCATGAAGTCATCGCTAATTGCAATTGA
- a CDS encoding regulator, with the protein MKRKHSHCTQLDEFGIFTKINCTLTIKQVAELCFKSVRTVTLWNQGKRAIPPECIRLIRIYESRELGIGKPWQGFQMIGERLALPTGQIVEPQQIIIALGVLEVSAPREQAKASQLLRYSRVLAKYKR; encoded by the coding sequence ATGAAACGTAAGCACAGCCATTGCACTCAACTCGATGAATTCGGAATTTTCACAAAAATAAACTGCACGTTAACGATAAAACAAGTCGCTGAACTTTGTTTTAAAAGTGTGAGAACAGTCACCCTATGGAATCAAGGGAAAAGAGCAATACCACCTGAATGCATCCGACTTATTCGTATTTACGAGAGTAGGGAACTTGGAATCGGAAAACCTTGGCAGGGGTTTCAAATGATAGGAGAGCGCTTGGCTCTGCCAACGGGGCAAATAGTAGAGCCGCAGCAAATAATCATCGCTTTAGGTGTCCTAGAAGTTTCAGCACCGAGAGAACAAGCGAAAGCATCTCAACTTCTTAGATATTCGAGAGTTTTAGCAAAATATAAAAGATAG